A window of Phycisphaerae bacterium genomic DNA:
AGCGGCACGGCCATCGCCACTGGCGGGTCACCGCCTGCGGGGCCGACGTGATTGAAACCTTCCACGGCTTGGGTTTCCCGTCCGGCCCGACGGTCGCCCGCGACGGCACCGAATGGCACACCGGCCCGCTCTTCGACGACTGGGCGCAGGCCGACGAGCTTCCCATGCCCGACCCGCACGATGAAAACGTCTACGGTCTGATGCAGGCCGACCTCCGCGAATTCCCCGACACCGCTGTCTTTCTCGACGTCGGCACCGCCTGGGGCATCATCGCCGGCATGCGGACCTACGAACGAATCTACATGGACATGCTCGACCACCCGGACGAACTCCGCAGGCTGGCCCGCCGGATCAATGACGCCTTAAAGGTCGTGGTGGACCGCGCCTGCCGGATCGGCGTCACCGCCATCTACCTGATGGAAGACCTGGCCACCACCCGCAGCCTGAGTTTCTCGCCCGAGATGATCCGCGAGTTCTGCCTCGACGACGCCGCCGAACTGGTCGCGATCGCCCATTCCCACAACCGGCCCGTGCTCTTCCACTCCGACGGCTGCGTCCGCGACCTGGTTCCGATGCTCGCCGACATGGGCGTGGCCGCGGTCAATCCGCTTCAGCCGCACCTCAACGACCTGTCCGCCTTCAAACGCGACTTCGGCCACCGCCTGGCCGTCTACGGCGGCCTCGACAACTGCTACACCATCCCTGACGGAACTGCCGATGACGTGCGGCAACACGTGCGGGATGTCTTCGAGACCCTCGGCCGTCCCGACGGCGGACTGATCTTCTCGACCCACGACATCCCTCTCGGCACGTCCGACGAAAACGTCCAGGCCATGATCGAGACCATCCGCCGGTGCCGCTACTGAACAACCGTCTGGCCGCCAAGCGCTTGCGGCGTGCTGTCCGGTCAAAACAACTGCGACGTTGATCGCTGCGCGTCGTTCGGGTATAAAGACCGTCATGCTCCTGCCGACGGGCGGGCGTCAGCACGTGAACCGCGTTGATGGAGGCCAAGATGAAGAAGTACGTGTGCAACGTGTGTGGATGGGTCTACGATCCGGCAATCGGCGATCCCGACGGCGGCGTCGAACCGGGCACCGCCTTCCAGGACATTCCTGACGGCTGGGTCTGTCCCGTCTGCGGCGTGAGCAAGGACGAGTTCTCCGAAGTCGCCGAGTAACCGTCCCGAGTCGTCAACTCGCCGACCGCACCGTCAGACCTTGGGGGACATTATGGATACCAACATCCGAGTGGCGGGTGAGGCCGGGCAGGGGGTTCAGACCACCGGCATGCTGCTGGTCCACGCCCTGGCCTCGCTGGGGCTCCACGTGATCTCCGGCCAGGTTTACATGTCGCGCATCCGCGGCGGCCTGAACTGGTACGATGTCCGCATCGCCGATTACCCGCTCTATTCCCTCCGCGAAAAAGCCGATATCCTCGTGGCCCTGGCCCCGGAGGCGGTCGACGAACTCGGTGACGAGGTCGCCGAAAACGGCCGAATCCTCTTCGATGGAAAAGACGGCGGCGACCGCGTGCTGGCCATGCCCTTCACCGAAACCGCCAAAGAAGTTGCCGGCTCAGCCATCATGGCCAACGCCGTCGCCGCTGGTGCGGCCTTCGCCCTGCTCGACTACCCGGTCGACAAGCTCTGCGAGTTTCTCGCCAGACATTTCGAAAAGAAGGGCGACGAGGTGGTGAGCAAAAACATCGAGTGCGCCAAGCGCGGCGCACAGCTCGCCTCCGACCACGCCGGCCACGTCGAGGCCCCGACCCACAACGGCATTCAGTACGACGTCCTCGTCGGCGGCGACGTCATCGCCAT
This region includes:
- a CDS encoding rubredoxin, coding for MKKYVCNVCGWVYDPAIGDPDGGVEPGTAFQDIPDGWVCPVCGVSKDEFSEVAE